Proteins from one Impatiens glandulifera chromosome 2, dImpGla2.1, whole genome shotgun sequence genomic window:
- the LOC124924077 gene encoding uncharacterized protein LOC124924077: MGSLSYLFDFNQDSSSTTRKVQPQQRKHVDGLEAPRNSLELQGEAFQTSYNSNNTYVGGALSAYEWLENTSFPTETSMRKSISNETTIKRPNSNNNNNNARRTTPSVVARLMGMEMLPSSDNYRPLPPPPVNKPPPPERKEVEQSITNFRKSEEDSLHVNCNPLDFGKSKKANHRPEHPQEEELQKFKKDFEAWQAARFKECTKLVESSSGRNSEQLIAQENLNREKIALYSGSRIRNSISNEEDQMPNKPASSSPLGSYYSSRTRSRTVSYDSTDFETSSSDHRLGKSSGPTKIVILRPGPDQFVDSEESWVGCSSANSEERVGGASNNNNNNSIEDFLKEVKERLKCELQGKYQKRVRGRGIETPFSEKQQPVDAKQIAQNIAKQVRESVMIRSADSPDFIINRDTRKIVADKLRNVLDSNIEPSSSPRNLTRSMSAPVSTTSFGKLLLEDRHVLTGAHIRRKHESSSSVDSNILKRKKEKFTNIKERVSSFKYRFTLHGWLFRRRFHSSEDVFKYDYGCSRNDIMSGPTVVNSNYGNVHENSTEVPPSPASVCSSSHEEWGRAADYLTPSSPFSELSPLRDSSLPQVFREINCNLSELRRQLNALDTNGASMEEEEEQQQQLTEEADTMELDDPAEAYIRDLLIASGLYDCTFNKQPLSRWEPMAKPINNRVFEEVKMYGEDESSSNRRLLFDLTNEALPVILGQPVMKFPPSGSKLLNSVLEMIRGYLSPPPDRFYFSIDGMVGRDLGCAPWTILVKDEVNAMGKEVESMITSGLIEEIVKELHLLQLHRLRRIRHKQMVISSASSVCSSSSSS; encoded by the exons ATGGGGAGTTTGTCGTACCTTTTTGACTTCAATCAGGACAGCAGCAGCACGACTAGAAAGGTTCAGCCGCAGCAAAGGAAACACGTTGATG GATTAGAAGCTCCCAGAAACAGCTTAGAACTGCAAGGAGAAGCATTTCAGACTagttataatagtaataatactTATGTTGGAGGAGCCCTTTCAGCTTATGAATGGTTAGAAAACACTTCTTTCCCAACAGAGACTTCAATGAGAAAATCGATCAGCAATGAAACCACAATCAAACGAccaaatagtaataataataataataatgctagACGGACCACTCCAAGTGTTGTGGCCAGGCTCATGGGAATGGAGATGTTACCTTCCTCAGATAACTATCGTCCTCTTCCTCCTCCCCCGGTTAATAAACCACCACCGCCCGAAAGGAAAGAAGTGGAACAGTCTATAACCAATTTCAGAAAGAGTGAAGAAGACAGTCTTCATGTTAACTGCAACCCACTTGATTTTGGAAAGTCAAAAAAGGCAAATCATCGACCCGAGCATCCCCAAGAAGAAGAGCTACAGAAATTCAAGAAAGATTTCGAAGCATGGCAAGCTGCGAGATTCAAGGAATGCACTAAACTAGTTGAATCGTCCTCAGGAAGGAACTCTGAACAACTCATTGCTCAAGAGAATCTCAACCGCGAAAAGATTGCTCTATATTCAGGTTCTAGAATAAGAAACAGCATATCGAACGAGGAGGATCAAATGCCTAATAAACCAGCATCATCATCTCCCCTTGGATCGTATTATTCATCGAGAACAAGAAGCAGAACAGTAAGTTACGATTCTACTGATTTCGAGACCAGTAGTTCTGATCACAGGCTTGGGAAATCTTCTGGACCGACGAAGATTGTTATTCTAAGGCCTGGACCTGACCAGTTTGTCGATAGCGAAGAATCATGGGTAGGTTGTTCTTCTGCTAATTCAGAAGAGAGGGTTGGTGGTGCTtccaacaacaataataataatagtatagaAGATTTTCTAAAGGAGGTTAAGGAAAGGTTGAAATGTGAGCTTCAAGGAAAATATCAGAAAAGGGTCAGGGGAAGAGGGATTGAGACGCCATTTAGTGAAAAGCAGCAGCCAGTTGATGCAAAACAAATAGCACAAAATATAGCAAAACAAGTCAGAGAAAGTGTAATGATCAGATCAGCAGACTCACCTGATTTCATCATCAACAGAGATACCAGGAAAATTGTAGCAGACAAGCTGAGGAATGTTCTTGACAGTAATATAGAACCGTCCTCATCTCCTAGGAATCTCACCCGATCAATGTCAGCTCCAGTTTCAACTACGTCGTTTGGGAAGCTACTTCTAGAGGATCGCCATGTTCTTACCGGGGCTCACATTCGTAGGAAGCACGAATCATCTTCATCGGtggattcaaatattttgaagaGGAAAAAGGAGAAGTTCACCAACATTAAGGAGAGAGTTTCAAGCTTTAAATACAGATTCACTCTTCATGGTTGGCTTTTCAGAAGAAGGTTTCATTCTTCTGAAGATGTTTTCAAGTACGATTATGGCTGCTCTAGGAACGATATCATGAGCGGACCAACAGTTGTCAACTCCAACTATGGCAATGTACATGAAAACTCTACTGAGGTTCCACCTAGCCCTGCATCTGTTTGCAGCAGTAGCCATGAAGAGTGGGGACGAGCAGCCGATTATCTCACACCATCCTCGCCTTTCTCCGAATTATCTCCATTACGAGATTCCTCATTGCCACAGGTCTTCAGAGAGATCAACTGTAATCTAAGCG AGCTAAGGAGGCAACTGAATGCCCTAGATACCAATGGTGCAtcaatggaagaagaagaagaacaacaacaacaacttaCAGAAGAAGCAGATACGATGGAGTTGGATGATCCAGCAGAAGCTTATATAAGAGATCTACTAATTGCTTCTGGTTTATACGATTGCACATTCAACAAACAACCGCTGTCGAGATGGGAGCCAATGGCGAAACCGATCAACAACCGTGTGTTCGAAGAAGTGAAGATGTACGGAGAAGATGAATCAAGTTCAAATCGCCGACTTCTATTCGATTTGACAAACGAAGCGCTTCCGGTGATTCTCGGACAACCTGTGATGAAGTTTCCTCCGTCTGGGAGCAAGTTATTGAATAGCGTGCTGGAGATGATTCGAGGTTACTTGAGTCCTCCACCGGACAGATTCTATTTCTCGATTGACGGTATGGTTGGGCGAGACCTAGGGTGTGCGCCGTGGACGATTCTGGTGAAGGATGAGGTTAATGCTATGGGGAAAGAAGTGGAATCTATGATTACATCAGGTTTGATCGAAGAGATAGTGAAGGagcttcatcttcttcaattacATCGGCTACGACGGATCAGGCATAAACAGATGGTTATATCATCAGCATCATCAGTATGTTcttcatcatcgtcatcataa